In Solanum stenotomum isolate F172 chromosome 6, ASM1918654v1, whole genome shotgun sequence, one DNA window encodes the following:
- the LOC125869397 gene encoding putative 1-phosphatidylinositol-3-phosphate 5-kinase FAB1C: MGVPDSSLLDLIEKVRAWITWGKSGRTSLVGGRDMDAESCKTCYECKMKFTDSCLKFHCLSCSRVFCRDCVVHIFGSSDVVSSRSGESENMARSVVDIKTCKFCSDLNNCHKSTRKFSDKVYPSESPRESPEPPSPNFSSDMFDGYSTHDASKSSFTAFSSHPSPVSLRHSPSRSDEDEGGDFTNQSVSPSSDYCHDTSDLESCSVSARHKFYHLRSFGSSPSNSPSRIRFTSNRVGHSVQDQQETPRSQNDGPFDQETLVVLGGFEKGNEDPETADDSNNLSVYRDQLEKQQKPLDFENNGPIWFPPPPDDEDDEAQNNFFTYDDEDDEIGETGATFSSSGSLSSIFPAKDKQQLDHKEPLRAVVHGHFRALVLQLLQGEDIHSGKESAADDWIDIVTSLAWQAANYVKPDTSKGGSMDPVDYVKVKCIASGTRSESTLIKGVVCTKNIKHKRMTSQYKNARLLILGGALEYQRAANQLASFDTLLQQEKEHLKMIVSRIEAHHPNVLLVEKSVSSYAQELLLAKEISLVLNVKVPLLERVARCTGALITPSIDNIATTRLGHCELFHIEKVSEEHEHANQLNKKTSKTLMFFDGCPRRLGCTVLLRGSCRDELKKLKKVVQYAVFAAYHLSLETSFLADEGASLPKESAAASIAIPERTSADNAISVISHSAVPVRVQRVANDPNVQIGSNFNVEAVLPESLSEHHYPQCDDQSNLDDCGAKNVLTIADHDLTLFLAHDTRPVGSVEIEDQTIERSLEISGQEESQPRELGELSKLERSDETKVSDDFYSAADSRQSILVSFSSRCVLNGTVCVRSQLLRIKFYGSFDKPLGRYLQDDLFGQMSSCQSCKEPAEAHVICYTHQQANLTINVRRLPLVNSLPGERDKKIWMWHRCLKCAQIEGVPPATRRIIMSDAAWGLSFGKFLELSFSNHATANRVASCGHSLQRDCLRYYGCGSMVAFFRYSPIDILSVRLPPLTLEFSGYTEQEWLRKEAAELLCKTKALYAEISSAFRRIEEKSYPVECEPSDTTQLHDCIVELKELLMKEKNDYHDFLQLDEDETFDPRQGAIDILELNRLRHSLMIASHVWDRRLLSMKSFLQKSSGSVGSEDCGSCDELIDWRKDMFLRNDTLEHVYEESVPELSDSEEYPEKALQSEQEGTGVSPYGSGELESSMLTSSESERMQEMQTEGENAFNQTSLERTPSAASVLSDQIDFAWSGTDRSPKKAQLLQGDGSEAAPLRQPSQLDLPPFRRLKLPVRVHSFDSAMRLQDRIRKGLPPSSLHLSSIRSFHASGDYKNMIRDPVSSVKRTYSQMSPSEAHKFNLLMGSSPSFISYASLIPDGARLMVPLNGSRDVVLAVYDNEPTSIISYALCSKVYSDWVTDKSSVSERGWNTSDTNKEAGVASSLSAWQSFGSRDMDYIHFGSHGSEDASSTITSLFSDSKTSPHLRISFDDESTSSGGKVKFSVTCYFAKQFDALRRKCCPDELDFVRSLSRCKRWSAQGGKSNVYFAKSFDERFIIKQVQKTELDSFEEFAPEYFKYLTNSIDSRSPTCLAKVLGIFQVSVKHLKGGRETKMDLIVMENLFFERNISRVYDLKGSLRSRYNADTTGANKVLLDMNLVETLHTKPIFLGSKAKRSLERAVWNDTSFLASVDVMDYSLLVGVDEERKELVLGIIDFMRQYTWDKHLETWVKASGILGGPRNASPTIVSPKQYKKRFRKAMTTYFLTVPDQWSS, encoded by the exons ATGGGAGTACCAGATAGTTCTCTACTGGATTTGATAGAGAAAGTTAGGGCTTGGATAACGTGGGGTAAAAGTGGTCGAACTTCATTGGTTGGCGGACGCGATATGGATGCTGAAAGTTGCAAAACCTGTTATGAATGCAAGATGAAGTTTACTGATTCTTGCCTCAAGTTCCACTGCTTAAGTTGTAGTCGAGTGTTCTGCAGGGATTGTGTTGTGCACATTTTTGGATCTTCGGATGTTGTTTCATCCAGATCAGGAGAATCCGAAAACATGGCGAGGTCTGTGGTTGATATCAAGACATGCAAATTTTGTTCTGACCTAAACAATTGTCATAAAAGCACAAGGAAGTTTAGTGACAAAGTTTATCCTTCTGAATCTCCAAGGGAAAGCCCAGAACCGCCGTCACCAAATTTCAGTAGTGACATGTTTGATGGTTATTCTACCCATGATGCAAGTAAGAGTAGTTTTACAGCCTTTTCAAGTCATCCATCTCCGGTGTCTCTGCGTCACTCACCTAGCAG GAGTGATGAAGATGAAGGAGGGGACTTCACGAATCAATCTGTTAGCCCATCAAGTGATTATTGTCATGATACTTCTGATTTAGAATCATGTAGTGTTAGTGCTAGACATAAATTTTACCATCTCAGATCATTTGGATCTAGTCCATCAAACAGCCCCTCTAGGATTCGTTTTACTTCCAATAGAGTTGGGCATTCTGTTCAGGACCAACAGGAGACTCCAAGGTCTCAGAATGATGGTCCCTTTGATCAAGAAACCTTGGTTGTTTTAGGAGGGTTTGAGAAAGGGAATGAGGATCCAGAGACTGCTGATGACTCTAACAATTTGTCCGTTTACCGAGATCAGTTAGAGAAGCAGCAAAAGCCATTGGATTTTGAAAACAATGGCCCTATATGGTTTCCTCCTCCACctgatgatgaagatgatgaggcacaaaataattttttcacatatgatgatgaagatgatgaaattgGAGAGACAGGTGCAACATTCTCTTCAAGTGGGAGCCTTTCCAGCATTTTCCCTGCAAAGGATAAACAACAATTGGATCATAAGGAACCATTAAGAGCTGTTGTACATGGTCATTTCAGGGCTCTTGTCTTGCAGCTATTGCAAGGTGAAGATATACATTCTGGGAAAGAAAGCGCTGCTGATGACTGGATTGACATAGTTACATCACTAGCATGGCAAGCTGCAAATTATGTGAAGCCTGATACTAGTAAAGGAGGCAGTATGGATCCAGTTGATTATGTAAAGGTTAAGTGTATAGCTTCAGGAACCCGAAGTGAAAG CACCCTCATTAAAGGAGTAGTTTGCACCAAGAATATCAAACACAAGCGCATGACTTCACAGTACAAAAATGCCCGATTACTTATCTTAGGAGGAGCACTTGAGTACCAAAGAGCTGCCAATCAGTTGGCATCTTTTGACACCTTATTGCAACAG GAAAAGGAGCACCTCAAGATGATTGTTTCAAGAATAGAGGCCCATCATCCTAATGTGCTACTTGTGGAGAAAAGTGTGTCTTCATATGCTCAGGAGCTTCTATTGGCAAAAGAGATCTCTTTGGTGTTGAATGTTAAGGTGCCACTGCTAGAGCGAGTAGCCAGGTGCACTGGTGCTCTTATAACCCCATCCATTGATAACATAGCCACAACAAGATTGGGACATTGTGAACTCTTCCACATAGAAAAGGTCTCTGAAGAGCATGAACATGCCAACCAGTTGAACAAAAAGACATCAAAAACTCTGATGTTTTTTGATGGTTGTCCCAGGCGTTTAGGTTGCACG GTTTTGCTGAGGGGATCATGTCGTGATGAGCTCAAGAAGCTGAAGAAGGTCGTTCAGTACGCTGTATTTGCTGCATATCATCTATCTCTTGAGACATCGTTCCTTGCTGATGAGGGTGCTAGTCTACCTAAAGAGTCTGCAGCAGCCTCAATTGCTATACCAGAGAGGACATCTGCTGATAATGCTATCTCAGTGATTTCTCATTCTGCTGTTCCTGTAAGAGTGCAGAGAGTTGCTAATGACCCAAATGTTCAGATAGGGTCCAACTTCAATGTGGAGGCAGTTTTACCAGAGTCATTGTCGGAGCATCACTACCCTCAATGTGATGACCAATCTAACCTAGATGACTGTGGAGCAAAAAATGTTCTCACTATTGCAGATCATGATCTCACACTGTTTTTGGCGCATGATACAAGACCTGTTGGCTCTGTTGAGATTGAAGATCAAACAATTGAACGATCACTAGAAATTTCAGGTCAAGAAGAGAGTCAACCCAGAGAACTAGGGGAGCTATCAAAGCTAGAAAGATCAGATGAAACCAAAGTCTCCGATGATTTCTATTCAGCTGCTGACAGTCGTCAAAGCATATTAGTGTCCTTCTCTAGTCGATGTGTTCTAAATGGAACAGTATGTGTACGTTCACAGCTACTTCGCATCAAGTTTTATGGCTCCTTTGATAAGCCACTTGGGCGATATCTTCAGGATGATCTTTTTGGTCAG ATGTCTTCCTGTCAATCGTGCAAGGAGCCAGCTGAGGCTCATGTCATCTGCTATACACACCAGCAGGCGAATCTTACCATAAACGTTAGACGTCTTCCCTTGGTGAATTCTCTTCCTGGTGAACGTGACAAAAAGATTTGGATGTGGCATCGATGCCTTAAGTGTGCACAAATAGAGGGAGTTCCACCAGCGACTCGCAGAATAATAATGTCAGATGCTGCTTGGGGACTCTCGTTTGGGaagttcttggaacttagttttTCAAATCATGCAACTGCTAACCGTGTTGCTAGCTGTGGTCATTCTCTGCAAAGAGACTGCCTCCGATACTATGG GTGTGGAAGTATGGTTGCATTCTTCCGCTATTCTCCTATTGATATTCTGTCAGTTCGTCTGCCTCCATTAACTCTTGAATTTAGTGGCTACACAGAACAGGAGTGGTTAAGGAAAGAAGCAGCTGAG TTACTGTGTAAAACCAAAGCTTTGTACGCAGAAATATCAAGTGCCTTCCGCAGGATTGAGGAGAAAAGTTACCCTGTAGAATGTGAACCATCTGATACAACTCAATTGCATGACTGCATTGTGGAGTTAAAGGAGCTGCTTATGAAGGAAAAGAACGATTACCAT GACTTTCTTCAGCTGGATGAGGATGAAACTTTTGACCCAAGACAGGGAGCAATAGACATTCTTGAGCTAAATCGCTTGAGGCATTCCCTCATGATTGCTTCACATGTTTGGGATCGTCGGCTTTTGTCCATGAAGTCCTTCCTCCAAAAGAGTTCTGGTTCAGTGGGTTCAGAGGATTGTGGATCTTGTGATGAGCTGATAGATTGGAGAAAGGACATGTTTCTAAGGAATGACACTCTTGAACATGTTTATGAAGAGTCTGTGCCCGAGTTATCAGACTCAGAGGAATATCCCGAGAAAGCTCTGCAGTCTGAACAGGAGGGAACTGGCGTATCACCTTATGGTTCTGGTGAGCTAGAGAGTTCCATGTTAACCTCATCTGAGAGTGAGAGAATGCAGGAAATGCAGACGGAAGGAGAGAATGCATTTAATCAAACATCCTTGGAACGAACTCCTTCAGCTGCATCAGTACTTTCTGATCAGATAGACTTTGCTTGGTCTGGCACTGATCGTTCTCCCAAAAAAGCTCAGTTGCTACAAGGAGATGGATCTGAAGCTGCTCCTCTCAGACAACCAAGTCAACTTGATTTGCCTCCTTTTAGAAGGCTAAAGTTACCTGTAAGAGTTCACTCGTTCGACTCTGCTATGAGACTTCAAGACAGAATCAGGAAGGGGCTGCCACCTTCTTCATTGCATTTATCATCAATTAGGTCTTTTCATGCTTCTGGAGACTATAAGAATATGATCAGAGATCCTGTTTCCAGTGTTAAGAGAACTTATTCTCAGATGTCACCCAGTGAGGCTCATAAGTTTAATCTCCTAATGGGTTCTTCgccttcatttatttcttatgCATCTCTTATACCTGATGGAGCTAGGTTGATGGTTCCACTCAATGGTTCGAGAGATGTTGTCCTAGCTGTTTATGACAATGAACCTACTAGCATTATATCTTATGCGCTTTGTTCGAAAGTGTATAGCGACTGGGTCACTGATAAATCAAGCGTGTCTGAACGGGGTTGGAACACTAGTGACACCAACAAGGAGGCTGGAGTGGCTTCTAGCCTTTCAGCATGGCAGTCTTTTGGTTCTCGAGACATGGATTATATCCATTTTGGGAGCCATGGTTCTGAAGATGCTTCCAGTACAATTACTTCCCTCTTTTCAGATTCAAAAACTTCTCCTCACCTAAGGATCTCTTTTGATGATGAATCTACAAGTAGTGGGGGAAAGGTGAAATTTTCAGTCACTTGTTACTTTGCAAAGCAGTTTGATGCTCTTAGGAGGAAGTGCTGTCCTGATGAACTGGATTTTGTACGTTCCTTAAGCCGTTGTAAAAGATGGAGTGCTCAAGGGGGAAAGAGCAATGTTTACTTTGCCAAGTCATTCGATGAAAGATTCATAATAAAACAAGTTCAGAAAACTGAGTTGGACTCTTTCGAAGAATTTGCACCAGAGTACTTCAAGTATTTAACAAATTCTATTGACTCTCGGAGTCCAACTTGCCTTGCAAAAGTTCTTGGAATATTCCAG GTTTCTGTCAAACATTTGAAAGGAGGCAGAGAAACAAAAATGGATTTAATTGTGATGGAGAATCTCTTTTTCGAAAGAAACATCTCTAGGGTGTATGATCTCAAGGGTTCTCTACGATCCCGCTACAATGCAGATACAACTGGAGCAAACAAAGTGTTGCTGGATATGAATCTTGTAGAAACATTGCATACCAAACCCATATTTCTTGGAAGCAAAGCAAAAAGAAGCCTCGAGCGAGCTGTTTGGAATGATACATCCTTTTTGGCA TCTGTTGATGTGATGGACTACTCTTTGCTGGTCGGGGTGGATGAAGAACGAAAAGAACTAGTCTTGGGGATCATCGACTTCATGAGGCAATATACTTGGGACAAGCACTTAGAGACATGGGTGAAAGCATCGGGCATACTTGGAGGACCAAGGAACGCATCCCCAACCATTGTTTCTCCGAAACAATACAAGAAAAGATTCAGAAAAGCGATGACAACCTATTTTCTCACGGTACCAGATCAGTGGTCATcttga
- the LOC125869422 gene encoding uncharacterized protein At1g66480-like → MGNSLGRKKTTKVMKIDGHTMKFKTPVYANEVLKNYPSMVLLESEEVKHFGVRAKPLEPQQELKSKRLYFLVELPKIPEEKNKNPRRVRSGIQMSAKDRLETLMLARRSASDLTIMKPASVMMSEEYSSSFASGPLNGVGPQAQPVRLKLRLPKAEVEKLMMQSKDGSDVGEKIMKLCMNSNNDGVQADLFPSKSGSLIEEDQSQWKKNNGGILIKKGIRSREKRVGFLPITEGEIQLAMTAS, encoded by the exons ATGGGGAATAGTctaggaagaaaaaaaacaacaaaggtAATGAAAATCGATGGACATACGATGAAATTCAAAACCCCAGTTTATGCAAACGAGGTTCTGAAAAATTATCCATCGATGGTATTATTAGAATCAGAAGAAGTAAAGCATTTCGGGGTACGAGCAAAGCCATTAGAGCCTCAACAAGAGTTAAAGTCTAAAAGgctttattttcttgttgaatTACCCAAAATCCCCGAAGAGAAGAATAAAAACCCAAGGAGGGTCCGTTCAGGGATCCAAATGAGCGCGAAGGATAGGCTTGAGACTTTAATGCTAGCAAGGAGATCCGCGTCTGACTTGACAATCATGAAGCCCGCTAGTGTTATGATGAGTGAAGAGTATTCGTCTAGCTTTGCTTCGGGCCCACTCAACGGTGTTGGGCCTCAGGCCCAACCCGTGAGGTTGAAGCTAAGGTTACCAAAAGCGGAGGTGGAGAAATTGATGATGCAAAGTAAAGATGGGAGTGATGTCGGTGAGAAAATTATGAAACTTTGCATGAATAGTAATAACGATGGTGTCCAGGCCGACTTGTTTCCGAGTAAAAGTGGATCGTTGATTGAAGAAGATCAAAGtcaatggaagaaaaataatggaggaatattaaTTAAGAAGGGAATCAGATCTCGAGAG AAACGTGTAGGGTTCTTGCCAATTACAGAAGGGGAGATTCAATTAGCAATGACAGCTTCATAA
- the LOC125868864 gene encoding uncharacterized protein LOC125868864, translated as MGDHVEEFKRILDYRDELLKTNPGSTCVVRLSEETFEGDRKMFQSFYICFDALKKAFKAGARRCIGFDGCFLKGVSRGQLLVAVCKDGNNQMLPLAWAVVEVENTFTWKWFIKLVRHDLELGDGTELTTITDMQKGLDKAIQDLLPNAEQRMCARHVLANWSKNWKGIERRNCFWRCAKSTYEQELKRNLDHMEKLGTGICDDLLWYNIERWSKLYFKFFSCCDSVDNNMAESFNSWILGPRHKTIITMLEEIRIKVMRRIGQLREFCDTWITNISPMALKVLTENTTKSMKCNLEWNGEYGFEVKDSWDNTFVVNLGNQTCTCRSWMLRGIPCCHVIAALHFRKLEPINYVAHWYSKETYLKEGLESVGERSRMKTKQENCPREVLR; from the exons ATGGGTGATCATGTGGAGgagtttaaaagaattttagaTTATAGAGATGAGCTCTTAAAGACTAATCCAGGCAGCACATGTGTGGTGAGACTTAGTGAAGAAACTTTTGAAGGTGACAGAAAAATGTTTCAATCATTTTACATATGCTTTGATGCTTTAAAGAAGGCATTCAAAGCTGGAGCTAGAAGATGTATAGGATTTGATGGTTGCTTCTTGAAAGGTGTTTCTAGAGGTCAATTACTTGTGGCTGTTTGTAAGGATGGGAACAACCAAATGCTACCACTAGCATGGGCAGTTGTTGAGGTTGAAAACACATTCACTTGGAAATGGTTTATCAAGCTTGTAAGACATGATCTTGAGCTAGGAGATGGAACAGAATTGACAACCATTACTGATATGCAGAag GGTCTTGACAAAGCTATTCAAGATCTTCTGCCAAATGCAGAACAAAGAATGTGTGCAAGACATGTTCTAGCCAACTGGTCTAAGAATTGGAAAGGCATTGAAAGAAGAAATTGTTTTTGGAGATGTGCCAAATCTACATATGAacaagaattgaaaagaaatttgGATCATATGGAGAAGTTAGGCACTGGAATATGTGATGACTTATTGTGGTACAATATAGAGAGGTGGTCTAAATTATACTTTAAGTTTTTCAGCTGTTGTGATAGTGTTGACAACAACATGGCTGAAAGCTTTAATTCATGGATTTTGGGGCCAAGACACAAAACTATCATCACAATGCTTGAAGAAATAAGGATCAAAGTGATGAGAAGAATAGGACAATTGAGGGAGTTCTGTGATACTtggataacaaacatatctccAATGGCCCTAAAGGTATTGACAGAGAACACAACAAAGTCAATGAAGTGTAACCTTGAATGGAATGGTGAATATGGTTTTGAGGTTAAAGACAGCTGGGATAACACATTTGTTGTGAACCTAGGCAATCAAACATGTACTTGTAGATCTTGGATGCTAAGAGGTATACCTTGTTGTCATGTTATAGCTGCACTTCATTTTAGAAAATTGGAGCCCATTAACTATGTTGCACATTGGTATAGCAAGGAGACTTATCTCAAG GAAGGCCTAGAAAGTGTAGGAGAAAGGAGCAGAATGAAAACAAAACAGGAAAATTGTCCAAGAGAGGTGTTGAGATGA